In Bacteriovorax stolpii, a single genomic region encodes these proteins:
- a CDS encoding LPS-assembly protein LptD: MSSTGKENFKRPSRKPFWCAGLITLLVKFSVLFALSFSSSVFARETFEFDLGQKINVLSDKAFRKSSTNEFEAVGNVVITHLKNSIYGEKARINFTTGETEVIGNVRYIAPEMTLYGTKLKYNFLTKIIDLDNARVLSDNYVVTGKKIIQTSSDKIYAEEAEYTTCRDCPESWSIFGKQITITIGQYVTLKHAFIKVNGVTAMYVPYIVFPIKQKRETGLLFPSIGFSSDEGFRYQQPFFWAIDDYKDLTLTPSTFGDRGLGGELQYRQNIKEKSWFELNTLGINDRIYEPNKVDKSLSGKKEFRQFSDLEGHYIYKHYLNGHVYFNDTSDLDTIRDMDFFAKERVRGTEVGGGGFLEGRNSLFSLSMQSYYNKNMLISDPKKFDKQYVQMLPKLTLSSVPYNILHSPYPFLKNVSFGFGADYTVFKQNTVDINGPIRNARRLNFAPYLDWQLGNLGPVFFSHHLKLDYQTYHLPTEQNKSFAKKGLIYETEAKVELEKIYGLSYIEERPINLNSEEAARANNAKNVTTIGVLPEVKSGNSEQTTLVYNNSYRHSQEFKLKHYYLGEQKFSGNKNFRNQIESDDGQFDYLDALRDREHLTNQTTAQDSLPLSNTLEFQWNNNLIRKTSNKFDPYKDNRYLKDNFNYSNITFFDVSQGIDMTVDSERPWGDRLTRLYINTGIALDRFTLGVQEFYFHKSGEHKLTSTIGFNFDRLKLNGDFTYNSFNSSSTPITKLVGYDLELNLNDLITLKNELDYNIESKLISQSSYSILYAPINNCWKLEFNYTRDLIDKKFGLLLYINYNSNNFTSINVR; the protein is encoded by the coding sequence TTGTCTTCGACTGGAAAAGAGAACTTCAAACGACCAAGTCGCAAACCATTCTGGTGTGCGGGTCTTATTACTTTATTGGTGAAGTTCAGCGTTTTATTCGCTCTTAGTTTTTCTTCATCTGTTTTTGCCCGCGAAACTTTTGAGTTCGACCTGGGCCAGAAAATCAACGTGCTTTCAGATAAAGCTTTTAGAAAGTCCAGCACTAACGAATTTGAGGCCGTTGGTAACGTTGTTATTACTCACTTAAAAAATTCTATTTACGGGGAAAAGGCGAGAATCAATTTCACGACAGGTGAAACTGAAGTCATCGGTAACGTCCGTTATATTGCGCCAGAGATGACCCTGTATGGGACGAAGTTGAAATACAACTTTCTCACCAAAATTATTGACCTGGATAATGCCCGCGTGCTTTCTGATAACTATGTTGTCACTGGAAAGAAAATCATTCAGACATCAAGTGATAAAATTTACGCCGAGGAAGCAGAGTACACGACATGTCGGGATTGTCCGGAATCGTGGAGTATCTTTGGAAAGCAAATCACAATTACAATCGGTCAGTACGTCACTTTGAAACATGCCTTTATCAAAGTAAACGGTGTGACGGCCATGTATGTGCCGTATATTGTTTTTCCTATTAAGCAAAAAAGAGAGACAGGACTTCTTTTTCCTTCAATTGGATTTAGTTCGGATGAAGGCTTTCGCTACCAGCAGCCTTTTTTCTGGGCGATAGATGATTATAAAGATCTCACACTGACACCTTCCACCTTTGGGGACAGGGGGCTTGGGGGAGAGTTACAGTACAGGCAGAACATTAAAGAAAAGAGCTGGTTTGAGTTAAACACTCTGGGGATTAACGACCGCATTTATGAGCCCAATAAAGTTGATAAGAGTTTAAGTGGGAAAAAAGAATTTCGTCAGTTCTCTGATCTGGAAGGACATTACATTTATAAGCACTACCTAAATGGGCACGTGTATTTTAATGATACGTCTGATCTCGACACTATCAGAGATATGGATTTTTTTGCTAAAGAGCGCGTCCGCGGAACAGAAGTCGGGGGCGGTGGATTCTTAGAGGGAAGAAACTCACTTTTTTCTCTTAGTATGCAAAGCTATTACAACAAAAACATGTTGATTAGCGATCCGAAGAAATTTGATAAACAGTATGTTCAGATGTTGCCAAAGCTGACCTTGTCATCTGTACCTTATAACATCCTTCATAGCCCATACCCGTTTCTTAAGAATGTCTCTTTTGGTTTTGGTGCCGATTATACAGTTTTTAAACAAAACACAGTGGATATCAACGGACCGATAAGAAACGCCCGACGCCTTAATTTTGCTCCATACTTAGATTGGCAATTAGGAAACCTGGGGCCGGTTTTTTTCTCTCATCACTTAAAGCTTGATTATCAAACTTATCATTTACCAACTGAGCAAAATAAGAGTTTTGCTAAAAAAGGTCTGATCTATGAAACAGAGGCCAAGGTAGAGTTGGAAAAGATTTATGGGCTTTCTTATATCGAAGAGAGACCTATTAACTTAAACTCTGAAGAAGCGGCCCGGGCGAATAATGCTAAAAATGTGACGACAATCGGAGTGCTTCCAGAAGTTAAGTCGGGGAATTCTGAACAGACAACACTGGTTTACAACAACAGTTACCGTCACTCTCAGGAATTTAAATTAAAGCACTACTACCTGGGTGAACAGAAATTTAGCGGGAATAAAAATTTTAGAAACCAGATTGAAAGCGATGACGGTCAATTTGATTACCTGGATGCTTTAAGAGACCGCGAGCATTTAACTAACCAGACGACGGCGCAGGATTCACTTCCTTTGAGCAACACACTTGAATTTCAGTGGAATAACAACTTAATTAGAAAAACATCTAATAAATTTGATCCCTATAAAGACAACCGTTATTTAAAAGACAACTTTAACTACAGCAATATTACTTTCTTTGATGTCTCTCAGGGGATTGATATGACTGTTGATTCTGAGCGTCCGTGGGGCGACAGGCTGACCAGGCTTTACATCAATACCGGGATCGCGCTTGATCGCTTTACTCTTGGAGTTCAGGAATTTTATTTTCATAAGTCAGGTGAGCACAAGCTGACGTCGACGATTGGTTTTAATTTTGATCGCCTAAAGCTTAATGGGGACTTCACTTACAACTCGTTTAATTCTTCAAGCACACCTATCACTAAGCTTGTGGGTTATGACCTGGAGTTAAATCTTAACGATTTAATCACACTAAAAAATGAACTCGATTACAACATCGAAAGTAAACTGATTTCACAAAGTAGTTACTCGATTCTCTATGCGCCTATTAACAATTGCTGGAAGCTGGAGTTTAATTACACACGCGACTTAATCGATAAAAAATTTGGCCTGCTTCTTTACATCAACTACAACAGCAATAACTTTACATCTATCAATGTTAGATAA